tcaaAACATCACGTCCAGGAtaacagtctctctctctctctatcttaccATACATCATCTGTTTCATGACTCAAGTTTAATCACGTGATCACAACGTTAATTGATATGCACAGAGCGGGATATTGAAAGGATTGAAAATAAGATTCGAGAACTGACCTGTTCATgacagaattttaattatgtgATCACTGCATGGAATTGCTCTTAAGACTCGAGAACTGACCTCTAGATAgcagaattttaattatgtgATCAGAGAATTGTTTTGATGACAAAATAATGCAGTcataacataattaaaattctaCCATGAACAGGTCAGATCTCGAATCTTAAGAGCAATTTCATGCAGTGATCACAGAATTAAAATTCTGTCATCTAGAGGTCAGTTCTCGAATCTTAAGAGCAATTCCTTCAAAAATCCTAGTCTGTGCATATCAAGTAAGGTGGTGATCACGTGATTAAACTCAGACCAGTAACAGATGATGCAAAAGTATGATAAAGAACGAGACTGTTAACCTGGACGACATGATGTTGAAtcagttttacatttttcattttttaaaaaaaatctcgCGAAATTAACATCGCTTAGACGCTTCTAGCGCTATAACCTCGGCGCCCAAAGTCACCAGTTCACAATCTATTAGCGAGTTTTGATCGAAAGACCGGCTCTCGACAAttgttttgataaaattttttactctaacattttttgaaataacaacGAAATCGGCAAATTTTGCAGCAACGTCCGGAACGTTGTCTACTAATCCTATATACATACTATCtatacaaaattctaaattgtatATGTTACACATAGTTTTCtcagtaatatatatatttatggttGAGTTCGCTATTTTAATTAGCTCCCGTCCATTCAGATTAACCATTTCCAAGGTCAAATTATCACCAAGTTTTATGCGCTCCATATTGCTTTGAATAATCGGTTTCGCGCGCAGCAACTCTCTCCatgttttaattgaaaatagaaGTTCATTTCCACGGCTATCACCGATAGCCAGCTCCGCATAAATGTCCTCTCCGATCCGTATGCCAAGttccaaatatttgaaataattcccaGCTATGGAATATCTTCTACACAAAATCCGTACGGAACGTGATTGGGAACTAGTTGACAAATCGATCGGTTCTGGTTGAGAATATCTACAGCAGATTAATTTTTCAGACATCTTTCTaaatttctttcacatttttttttttatatatcttttttcTACTTACATATCATCTTGGCTTTTCACAGACTCGTCAATTTTTTGACAGTTGTCGAGCTGACGACGGTTGAACATCGTTCAAACCCACACTTTTCACCGTCTCACTCTCTCACGATGTTAACGTTTTCGTGGCGGTTGCTCGAGTATTCGGCCTGACGCTCGGATTGCATTGTTTTATAGAACCATTAATCTACATACCACTTCCTTGCTACAGATAGCGGTCAACAAAGTTTTTTTCAATCTCCATCCCAACACTTCCTTTTATGGCAATGAAACGATATTGTAATGTCCCCAAGGAAGTGTAGTGACCAAATTATCACAGATATACCGTTTATCGTCGTACGGACTTAACGCTAATTTCATTTCAGCTATGGAATACACTCGATGCTGTACCGACATTATACGTTTATTGTTAATGCTCTTTTCCGTATGATTATGAAGACACTCGACATAGTCTTCAAAACTTATATCTCTGGCTGTGGCGTTTGTCCTAATGCCTTTGATTTTTTTCGTTTCGCGGCAGGTATCATCGTCGTCGCGCACGCGAGTAGCATACATTTTCGCGCGAAGCCCCACGAACTCAGTCATAATTTTGCCCCCGTTCTCATCCTTCATTAATCCCAGCATCTTTTTGTTCGCGATCGGAACGCCGTACGCGTTGTTCTCGACATAATTACTTGTATCGTATCGATGGATATCACGTTTCATCGTCTCATACACATCGTCGCAAGCGATCTCGTATATCAGACTGTCCGTGTCCGTGTACAAAATCTTGCAATTTTGTTGGAAATTGGGATACATGTACTCGTAATGAAAGCTGTACAAATGAGTTTTTGATATATCCAATACGGACATGCCTATGTAGATGGGTTTGTGGAATTTGAGTAACAGCTTGTTTAGCTGTATCGCGACGAAATCCTCCGAAAACACGGTACAactgtgaaaatttggtctgGCTATCAATTGCTCGACACCGTATCGACCGTCCCATCGGGAAAGCAATTTCACGTTCACGtgatttcgaacgttctccattgtttttccaaacacagcgttgttcattaatttaaacaaatttttagaaaaatcgttAGTCGCCTCGGcgcgtaatttcgtgttcaaatCGATATAGCCGTGCAACCATCGCGATTGTTGAAACTCTAGAATTCGataaattttcttcaattttaggTTATGCTTTAAACTTTGCTGTAAATACCGATAGTGCAGAACGTATCGCTCCTTATCGCGAAGCGTTGCCATCAACTTTCTCTGCCGGCTCGAGTCGGCCGCCGTGTCGTGACTCGGACAGAACGGTAGATCCGCGTGAGCATCGTGAATTTCACTAGGATACTCTAAATCAACCTCCAAAATGTATCCTACAGGGCTGTCGATTGGAACGGATTCAACGTTGAAATTCTCTATGTCCTCCACCCATCGAAAGTCTCTGTACGGTAGAGGTTGCGACATAGCCCAACCGTATAAATTGTTAACGTCGAAATACATTAGATAGGTTGACGGTTTGCTGGAGTCATATTTTGGTAAATACTTGTTGTTTGCACACGCATATCTCTGAGAACATTGGCTCAATCCGCCGCGTATTCCTCGCTCCACGAATAAAAGCATGTCCACGTCCGTGAACAACTCCAATTCGATCTTAGTCATTTTCAGCATCACGTCCCACGCGAAACCGGGAAGCGTGTAATAATGCGCCGGATCGAGTTTATAGTTCTCGAGACAGTCGTCgcggaaattttcgaaaacatcagCCAATAACAACACATCCAATTTCAAATACAAATCGCTGTACTGTCCCAACGTTTTTATAGCGAAACGCGACCAAACCGTGCTCGCGTGAACGTAATCGGCGTCCGATATCCCCCTGTCGCAAAGCTGATTGTAAAATGCCTCGCGCGACGGCAAACACGTGTCGTTTAATTTGTCGTACGACGCCAGATAGTCGTACGGAAAGACGCCTTTTCTAGTCAAGAGATTGAAATCGTCGACGTTGAGATGATCAAATTGATTTCGTACAACGCGTAATTTGTTTTTGCCCAGATACGATGATAACTTGTCCAAACTCGAATTCAAGAACTTGAAGGAATCGATAAATCGAAACTTCAACAACTTTGCATAATTTCTCTTTTCATCTTTATTCGCAACAACTTTCGTGAACGAGATGTACCGCTCTTTTGTCAACGGCAACACAGCTATCTtaccctcgaacgtgtttgCTAATTCTTTAATAATGAAATGCGCATCGTAGCCGGACAAATTGTGAAAGACCACCGGTATCACGTACGAAGATTGATAACCTAAATTACACGCGATATGCGCCGGACCGCGATACGCTCCCGTAAAATGACAATGATCGTGTACTTTTGTGTCGGAACTGCTGAACGGCTGCTCGCACACATGACAATGCGTAGCCGTCTGAAAATTTAACTCCTGTCTTTCAGTTAGTTCGTCCATAGGTACCGTTTTGTCGAATATCGGCTGTAATTTATTGCTTATATCATGCAACTTTGCAGCGAACCACGCGGCACATCCCTCTTCCTTGCGACAAGCTCGATACTCGCACAAAGAAGAGTCGTAGCGGCAATGCATGTAATAACCTATGCTAAACGCGTGGTGATGCTGATACAGCGAGCGTGCTCCACGACCTTGTCCTTCCTGCTTCTCCAACAGACATTCCAAATCGGCGTAGATAACGAACGGCGCCTGTTCTTTGTGCACATAGTTCTTAAACTGCAACCACTTATCTTCTTCCGATACTGGAAGTGACAGAGCGCAATCGTTCATCCGTTCACAATCGATCGTATGAACGTTTAATTTCTCCAGCGTGTAGAAATATTGTAAACAtctgaaagaaaaaaaacatttctctctctttgctttcaagaattaaaaaaacaatcttACCGATCGCAAATATACTTCATACACTTATGCTTGCTAAGCTGCGACGAAACCAATCGTGGCAAATTTCGTATACACACGTAATGACCGCGCGTTTTCGCCTCATTCTGTAGAAACAACAAGTTGACGTGCCTCATCCGTTTCTTCTCGGTCAGATGAAGCGTTACACACCTCTTGTCCACCCATTCGAACACATTCACGGAAATGTCGTTCTCTCTTTCGAATTTCCGAATGTCTTTGAACGGCATCGGTAGTGTATAACCTTCGGTTCGAAGCACCGTCTGGTAGCGAGGATACGATGATAAACGTGATGTATTTTTTTCTACCGGATAGAGACCCGCCACTATCGCCCAAAAAAAGCATGCTTCATCGTTGCTGATCACGTTCACGATCGCTctcttcaactgtatatttcgaGGCACGATAACGCAGCAACCGGCCTGTAATGGCTGGTATTTGTTGCAGCTCACTATCAGATGCAGTATCTTCGATAACGCCCACCCGCTGTCTCGTTCTTGAAACTCTTCCATCGATGCTAAAATCGGCGGCACAACGTCCTTCAGGTACCATCGGCGTAGATTACTGGTTCGAAACAGCACAACGTTTCGCGTAccgaaacttttcaccgaaaccTCGTCGCGCAGCACAAATTCCGCCTCCAACCTAACGTTCACTTTCAACAACGAATGAGCGTTCAAAAATTCCGTGACACGTCCCGTAATCATCCGTTTCGCGTGTTGTAAAAATTTGCGCGGATCGATATGTTCGATGTTAATAACGATACCGGTCGATATGCGATTGCTAAACGCCGACTCGACAGTCTCCCAACGAAGCGTCGAGGCTCTCGCACCAACACCACGTAAACCTCCACCGACCCGTGAAATATTATAGCTCAACGAAACGTTCAAACTTTTCATGCGACACATGATCGATGCTAAACTAAATCTCGCGCCCATCGTCAATTCATCCTTCATACATGTTAGATAATTGATACAGCACTGTAGAGACTCGATGTATGAGCGAGACCATTCGCGATACTCATCGACAGTTCTAACCATCATCGACATGCGTGTCAAACAccttaacatttttttcaacgtttGAATCATCTTGttgcacaaaatattttttcaacttcaatttaatgTCATCCGTTAAATTTCCTGTTCTCAAAAACGTAATTACACTTCGCATCCAACGATGCGGCGTTCGCCCGTCTCGATGATATCCAGTATCGTTGCTGGCGAATCGATCGCGGGCCATCGCGCCACgacttgactaaatcttttcgtaTAAAAGAAACATACGCGACTCGTTGCatcgtttcgcattaaacgtacTATCAACGTTTTCTGCTCAATGGGAAAACTATCGtccaaatacaaatttataacgCGAACCCAAGCCAAACTTTTTAACGTTGGGACAGGCATCTCtctcttttaaaaaaaaaaaaaaaaaaaaaaaggttgaatCAAATACGTAAATGAAGTATACGTCTTTTCAACGGTAAAAATGGCGGAATCAAATCCGATAAACCGTATTCTCGACGGTGACATTCCCCCACACGAACATAATCGGTTCTACGGTATCGAAGCACCACAATATTCAAATGTCTCACCAACTGTCCTTCAGGTTTTAAAAACACAAACacgtttaaaatatcaatacgcCCCTTCTGCACTTCGTTCAACAAGTCCAACGGACTAAACATGGAAACCGCCACGTACGGGACAATGACCGATCTTTCACGAAAAACACAGTAAATCTTGCACGAAAGAACGCGAAAATATTGTTCAAGAATATTCTGATGCAAAACGGTATGAATGCCGAATTCAAATAACTTCGTCGCAGCGAACGCCTGCAACGATGGCACGTTAGCGAACCGCATCATTCTTTACACATCCCATTATTTCACGCAATATTTAAACAGCTTGAAATACAAAGGATGTGGTCCTACAGATAACCCGATCGCGCAGAATGTAAATCCCCACTGAAAAAATACGGAAACGTGATAGATAAGGAAATCGTTCCACATAATATTACAActtaaaaaatctttaaaaatacgTGTGGTCTTACAGATAACAATGCCTTGCAAGACAGGATGCGAAACGTGTTCGGACATGATCCCCACCCAAAAGATAATGATAACCAcgcatgaaataacaaggtcgatgacacgctatttcatggaaaaatttaatgaagaatactaacgtgttcccccctcccccacccaaaagattgacctacataatatttacagaataataaaacgcggaaaaaatttaatgaagaatactaa
The Lasioglossum baleicum unplaced genomic scaffold, iyLasBale1 scaffold0023, whole genome shotgun sequence DNA segment above includes these coding regions:
- the LOC143219338 gene encoding uncharacterized protein LOC143219338, translated to MFSPLDLLNEVQKGQPIMFVWGNVTVENTREMPVPTLKSLAWVRVINLYLDDSFPIEQKTLIVRLMRNDATSRVCFFYTKRFSQVVARWPAIDSPATILDIIETGERRIVGCEVCLTRMSMMVRTVDEYREWSRSYIESLQCCINYLTCMKDELTMGARFSLASIMCRMKSLNVSLSYNISRVGGGLRGVGARASTLRWETVESAFSNRISTGIVINIEHIDPRKFLQHAKRMITGRVTEFLNAHSLLKVNVRLEAEFVLRDEVSVKSFGTRNVVLFRTSNLRRWYLKDVVPPILASMEEFQERDSGWALSKILHLIVSCNKYQPLQAGCCVIVPRNIQLKRAIVNVISNDEACFFWAIVAGLYPVEKNTSRLSSYPRYQTVLRTEGYTLPMPFKDIRKFERENDISVNVFEWVDKRCVTLHLTEKKRMRHVNLLFLQNEAKTRGHYVCIRNLPRLVSSQLSKHKCMKYICDRCLQYFYTLEKLNVHTIDCERMNDCALSLPVSEEDKWLQFKNYVHKEQAPFVIYADLECLLEKQEGQGRGARSLYQHHHAFSIGYYMHCRYDSSLCEYRACRKEEGCAAWFAAKLHDISNKLQPIFDKTVPMDELTERQELNFQTATHCHVCEQPFSSSDTKVHDHCHFTGAYRGPAHIACNLGYQSSYVIPVVFHNLSGYDAHFIIKELANTFEGKIAVLPLTKERYISFTKVVANKDEKRNYAKLLKFRFIDSFKFLNSSLDKLSSYLGKNKLRVVRNQFDHLNVDDFNLLTRKGVFPYDYLASYDKLNDTCLPSREAFYNQLCDRGISDADYVHASTVWSRFAIKTLGQYSDLYLKLDVLLLADVFENFRDDCLENYKLDPAHYYTLPGFAWDVMLKMTKIELELFTDVDMLLFVERGIRGGLSQCSQRYACANNKYLPKYDSSKPSTYLMYFDVNNLYGWAMSQPLPYRDFRWVEDIENFNVESVPIDSPVGYILEVDLEYPSEIHDAHADLPFCPSHDTAADSSRQRKLMATLRDKERYVLHYRCTVFSEDFVAIQLNKLLLKFHKPIYIGMSVLDISKTHLYSFHYEYMYPNFQQNCKILYTDTDSLIYEIACDDVYETMKRDIHRYDTSNYVENNAYGVPIANKKMLGLMKDENGGKIMTEFVGLRAKMYATRVRDDDDTCRETKKIKGIRTNATARDISFEDYVECLHNHTEKSINNKRIMSVQHRVYSIAEMKLALSPYDDKRYICDNLVTTLPWGHYNIVSLP